The Artemia franciscana chromosome 11, ASM3288406v1, whole genome shotgun sequence genome has a segment encoding these proteins:
- the LOC136033328 gene encoding uncharacterized protein LOC136033328, whose amino-acid sequence MAQFKVKPKYERLCAIRNDGLTDIAKAFDKVPHSRLHSKLTAVGIDKRLVDWLMDFRGGRTQKVWLFTMDGGKIYSTPCQVLSSVPQGTVLGLTLFLIYINDLVVETKNHLTLYTDDSKLFGTVDNISLQANLNQIQAWADKWLLSFNISKCVTLHFSRGNLQHQYTMYNSKTSSTVLIPTSSSGRDLGVLLDDSLKFHEHTAQAVSKANANLGLLKRTVSSRSSTVFLKLYKALVRPILDFGTCLAGPFYKSEVQLVEGVQRRATKCINGLCSQPYCRRLQSVNLPTLVFQQADQKLFTFSPHQKHTRGLSKKLFKSSVNTKV is encoded by the exons ATGGCTCAATTCAAGGTTAAACCCAAATATGAGAGACTCTGTGCCATTAGAAATGATGGATTAACTG ACATtgccaaagcctttgacaaagtcCCCCATAGTCGTTTGCACTCCAAACTTACAGCCGTGGGCATTGATAAAAGACTAGTCGACTGGCTAATGGACTTCCGTGGTGGCAGAACGCAAAAGGTTTGGCTCTTTACCATGGACGGAGGAAAGATCTATTCAACACCTTGCCAAGTTCTGAGCAGCGTCCCTCAAGGAACTGTCCTCGGACTGACCTTATTCCTCATCTATATCAATGACCTGGTAGTTGAAACAAAAAACCACTTGACTCTTTACACTGACGACTCCAAGCTATTTGGTACCGTGGACAACATTAGCCTACAAGCCAATCTCAACCAAATTCAAGCATGGGCAGATAAATGGCTTCTGTCCTTCAACATCTCAAAGTGCGTCACTCTTCATTTCAGCCGTGGTAATCTGCAGCACCAGTACACTATGTACAACAGCAAAACGTCATCGACAGTCTTGATTCCTACTTCTAGTAGTGGTAGAGACCTGGGAGTCCTGTTGGATGACAGCTTAAAATTCCACGAGCACACCGCCCAAGCAGTTTCAAAAGCAAATGCAAATTTGGGACTCCTGAAAAGAACTGTCAGTAGTCGATCCTCCacagtttttctgaaattatataAAGCTCTGGTCAGGCCAATCCTAGATTTCGGAACATGTCTTGCTGGTCCTTTTTACAAGAGTGAAGTCCAGCTTGTTGAGGGTGTCCAGAGGAGAGCCACCAAATGCATCAACGGTTTATGCAGTCAGCCCTACTGCAGAAGATTACAATCTGTTAACCTCCCAACACTCGTTTTTCAGCAGGCGGATCAGAAGCTGTTCACTTTCTCTCCCCACCAAAAGCACACACGAGGACTTTCCAAAAAGCTGTTCAAATCTAGCGTTAACACCAAAGTCTGA